One stretch of Armigeres subalbatus isolate Guangzhou_Male chromosome 2, GZ_Asu_2, whole genome shotgun sequence DNA includes these proteins:
- the LOC134217045 gene encoding dTTP/UTP pyrophosphatase, translating to MLKPILHQLAAKRVVLASGSPRRQELIQNIGLSSVHLCPSTFEENLNKADYSFADYVAETAYHKVLEVYTRLSASSDPTERPDVVIGADTMVTMDGRMYGKPKTPEVAFQMLSELMGRQHIVYTGVVIKYHDKEVKFTEACKVHFGKATAEQIQAYVDTGEPLDKAGGYGIQGIGGTFVEKIEGDYFTVVGLPLYRISAEICKLFEYDVSK from the exons ATGCTGAAACCAATTCTTCATCAACTGGCTGCCAAGCGTGTGGTATTGGCCAGCGGATCTCCCCGAAGGCAAGAACTGATCCAGAATATC GGCCTTTCCAGTGTTCACCTGTGCCCTTCGACCTTCGAAGAGAACCTCAACAAAGCGGACTACTCGTTTGCGGATTATGTGGCGGAAACGGCCTACCACAAGGTGCTGGAAGTGTACACCAGGCTCAGTGCGAGTAGCGATCCCACCGAGCGGCCAGATGTGGTAATCGGTGCAGACACGATGGTCACCATGGACGGTAGAATGTATGGCAAGCCGAAGACACCGGAGGTTGCATTCCAGATGCTCAGTGA GCTGATGGGTCGACAGCACATCGTCTACACGGGGGTAGTTATCAAATATCATGACAAGGAGGTGAAGTTTACGGAAGCTTGCAAGGTGCACTTCGGGAAGGCAACGGCCGAGCAGATACAAGCCTATGTTGATACTGGAGAGCCATT AGATAAAGCCGGTGGCTATGGAATACAGGGTATTGGAGGCACGTTTGTGGAGAAAATCGAAGGGGACTACTTTACGGTGGTAGGGCTGCCGTTGTATCGAATATCGGCAGAGATATGCAAACTGTTTGAATATGACGTGAGCAAGTGA